A region of the Leucobacter komagatae genome:
GTGCGGAAGAGTGGTGACAGTGCCATGTACTCCATTTCGGTTGATGACCGCTTCACCATCGACGGGATGCTCACGATTTGGCTGGAGAGCCGTTGCCTGTGAGCCGCTGCCTGTGAGTCGCTGCCTGTGAGTCGCTGCCTGTGAGTCGCTGCCTGTGAACTGCTGCCTGTGAACTGCTGGGCCGTTGCTCCGGCGGGGCCGGTGCCTTGCGGGCGCAAAAGTGATGAAATGGCGGTATGACAGATTTTGCCCCCCGCATGGACGCTAGGGAGTCTCGAGCGTGGCTCGGGCTGATTGGCGTGGCGCAGCTGCTGCCGCACCTGCTCGACGCCCAGCTCGAGCGGGATTCGCGGATGACCCATTTCGAGTTCACGGTGCTATCGGCGCTGTACGTCGCGCCCGATTCGGTGCTCCGAATGTCTGAGCTTGCGGAGACGACCGCTGCGACGCTGCCGCGCCTCTCCCACGTGTGCACCCGCATGGAGAAACGGGAGCTCATTGAGCGTGTGCCGAGTGAGGCGGACCGCCGTGCCACCAACGTCCGACTCACCGCAATTGGCCGGAGGGAGTTCATCCGCGCGATCCCGGCTCACATTGACCTCGTCCGCAGCCTCGTGATTGATGCGTTGACTCCTGAGCAGCTGGATTCGCTCGGCGAGATCGCCGAGGTGATTGGTGGGCGCCTCGCCGAGCACCGTAAGTAGCTCACGGTCGCGGAGGATTCTCCCAGGCCGCTGATAAATGATTGTCGCAACAACCAAATTGGAGCGGGGATCGAATGTCGGAGCCAACAGGCCGCAAGACCACCAAAGAGCAGCGTGCCGAGGCGCGCGCCGAGCGGGTGAAAGCCCACAAGCGGCAGGAGGCCGCGCGAGCGCGCAACCGGCGTATCGCGGTGGTAAGCGGCGCGGTCGGCGGTGCGGCGGCGCTCGCGCTCGTCATCACCTTCGTCGCGACCACAACAGAGCCACCTCAGCGGCCTCAGGACATCGAGATCGCGGGCCTCAAGGAGTTCCCGAACCTGCCTGCGACGCACATCGACCCGGTCCCCGTCGACTATGAGGCGAACTACGGCATGGCCGTTCCCGCTGGCGGTGACCACTCGCAGATCTGGCTGAACTGTGGGGTGTACGACCAGCCACAATCGAACGAGAACGCGGTGCACGCGCTCGAGCACGGGGCCGTATGGGTGACCTACGACCCGAAGACGGCGACGGATGACGACATCGCAGCGCTGCGGGGCGCCATCCCCGATCAGTACACGATTCTCTCTCCCTACCCGGGCCAGCCCGCGCCCTTCATGGCGTCGGCGTGGGGTGCCCAGATCGAGATGGAAACCGTGTCCGATGAGCGCCTCACGCAGTTCATCGACAGGTACTGGAAGTCCGCGGATGCGCCAGAGCCCGGCGCCTCGTGCTCCGGGGCGCTGCAGGGCCCCGGTCTTGTCGCATAGCGGCCGCAGTGCGGGGCTCACGGCATTCGTTGTGACGATGCTCGCCCTTGTGCTCGTCGCGGCATCGTTGATCATCGGGCGCGTGAGCGGTGGTGCCGAGCCAACGCCCGCCACGCGCAGCGCCGAAGCCGGGTTCGCCCGAGACATGCAGATTCACCACGACCAGGCTGTCGAGATGTCGATGATCGTCCGCGACCTCACTGACTCGCCGGACATTCGCCTCCTTGCGTACGACATCGCTACCTCGCAATCGCAACAGGCCGGGCAAATGTTTGGCTGGCTCGCGACGTGGGGTCTCCCGCAATCGTCGCCCGAACCGGCGATGACCTGGATGCACCGCCCCCTCCCGTCGGGCGAGGGGCACTCGCACGCGGCACCCGCGACGACGAGCGAGGTGCCCGCGGCGATGCCCGGGATGGCGACACGAGAGCAACTCGACGAACTGAAAACCCTTCGTGGCGTTGCCGCCGAGCGGATGTTCTTGCAGCTCATGATCGCGCACCACGAGGGAGGCGTCGACATGGCCGATGCCGTGCTTGAGCGGAGCGACTACCCGGTCGTCACCGACCTCGCGGGCAGCATCACCAAGGCCCAACAGAGCGAGATCCAACTCATGGAAGACCTGCTCGCCGAGCGTCTGTGACGACAGCGCGCCGCACCAACATTTCTCACACACCACGTAGCACTCGAAGGATTCACACCATGACACGAACGAGCCAGCCCGCTCGCCGCTCGCCGAACCTCCTCCTCATCGTGATTGCCGCGGTGGTGCTCGTCGCGGTGGCCGGCGGCGTGACGTGGGCCGTGCTGGGCGGTCGCGGTGTCGCGCCAGGTGCTTCGGGCGCCGTCGACGCGGCAGGGGTGCCCGTTGAGCGGGCAGACGGAATGCCCGCGGAAACAGAGCTCGGGGTTACCGAACTGAAGGTCCAAAACCTCGAGAACGTGCAGGCCTACTACCAAAACGCGGTTGGGCTCGCGGTCATCGAGCAGCAGCCGGACGCGGTCACGCTCGGAATGGGGGAGGTGCCGCTCATGCGGCTCGAGCGGTCGGCCGAGCCCCTTCCGCAGCCAACGGACGCCGGGCTCTACCACACGGCGATCCTCTTCGCCGATGAGGCATCGCTCGCGAAGACGGTGCTGCAGACGGCGCAGCTCGCGCCCGGCAGCTATCAGGGCTCGGCAGACCACCTCGTGAGTCAGGCATTCTATTTCGGTGACCCCGAGGGGAACGGCGTCGAGCTCTACGTCGACCGCCCCCGCGAGGACTGGCAGTGGAACAACGGCCAGGTCGAGATGGGCAGCGAGCCGCTCGACCCGAACGCGTTCATTGAAGAGCACCTCGACGGCGAGGCCGCGGGCACCGCCGTCATCGGGCACATCCACTTGAAGGTGGGAAACCTCGAAGACGCGCGCGCGTTCTATGCAGACACCCTCGGGTTTGACGTCGTGTCGGAGGCCGAGGGTGCCCTGTTCTACTCGGCCGGTGGCTACCACCACCACCTTGCGACGAACACCTGGCAGAGCGCAGGCGCTGGCCCGCGCAGCACCGAGGTCGGCCTTGGCGCGCTGACGATCGCCCTGCCGACAGCGGCAGACGTCGAGCAGGTGGCCGGCCGCATCGATGCCGCGAGTTACGACCGCGAGGCCGTCGAGGGCGGCACCGTGGTCCGTGACCCGTGGGGCAACAAGATTCGGCTGGTGGCCCGGGCGCAGTAGCCCGGCCGCGGGCGCGGCACGTCAGTGCTTGCGGAAGAGGATTGTGAGCGTGAGGTACACCCCGCCAAGACTCACGGTGACGGCCCCGACGGGTAGTTGCGTCGGGGCAAACGCGTGTGCTGCGAGCCAGTCGGCGATGCTCAGCAGCAGCGCTCCGGCGAGAGCCGCAGCGAGTGTCGGGTGCGTGCGTGGCAGCGTGGCGCGGGCGAGGTGTGGCGCCGCGAGCGCGACGAACATGATCGGCCCCGCGGCGGCGGTGGTCACGGCGGTGAGCCCGACGGCTGAGGCGACGAGCAGCAGCCTCGTTGTGCTCACTCGCAGCCCGAGTGCGTGCGCAAGGTCATCTCCCAGCTCGATGATGCGCAGCTTGGGCACGAGGAGTGCGGTTGCCACTGCGATGACCGCCAGCGCGCCGAGCACGGGCTGCAGCAGCTCCCACCGTGTGTTGTCGAGTGTTCCAGCAGCCCACACCGAGCTGGCCGTCGCCGTCGCGGTGTCGGTCTTGTAGACGAGCCAGGTGTTCAGCGCGCCGAGCGCCGCGCTCATCGCAATGCCCGCGAGCACGAAGGTGTTTCCGCCGACCCCAGAACGCGAACTGAACAGCAGCACGAGTGCGGCGGCGGCGAGACCGCCGAGGAGCGCCGCGGTCGCGGTGGCGGCGAACCCAGGGGCCGGAATGATGATGAGCGCAAGCAGCACGCCGGTGTACGCGCCCGTGTTGAAGCCGATGATGTCGGGGCTGCCGAGCGGGTTGCGGGTGAGGGTCTGGAAGATCGAGCCGGCCGCGCCGAGCGCCGCACCAAACGCAACGGCCGCGAGCGCGCGGGGGAGGCGCCACGCGAGCACCACGGTCTGAGTGAAGTCGTTTGCCGTGCCGGTGAGCGCGGCCCACACCTCGGACGGGCTGAGCGCGAGATCTCCCGCGGCAAGTGCGGCGAGGAACACCGCGGCGAGCAGGGCGACGCCCGCCGCCCAGCGCCAGTGCGACCCCGGGCGTGCGGGGAGGGTGCCCTCGGCGACGGGCGTGGAGGGCTGAGTGGTTGTTGGGCGGGTCATGCGCGCCTCCTCAGCACGATCAGGATGACGGGGGCGCCGAGCGCGGCCGCAATGACGCCGACGGGCAGTTCGCCCGGCCAGAGCACCGTGCGGGCGAGAATGTCAGCGGTGAGGAGCAGCGCGGCCCCGACCGGAGTGCCGAAAAGGATCATGCGCCCGGTGCTCGGGCCGGTGAACGGGCGAATGAAGTGGGGCACCATGAGGCCGATGAAGCCGATTGGCCCAGCGATGGCCGTGGCCGCGCCCACGAGGCAGGCCGCAGCGACGCCGGTGCCCGCTCGGGCAAAGAACGGGTGGGATCCGAGGCCCCTGGCGGTGTCGTCGCCCAGGGCGAGCGCGTCGATCGGGCGGGCGAGGGCGAACGCGAGGATGCCGCCGAACGCAATGAGCGGCAGCGTCTCCCAGAGCACGCTCGTGTTGGGGCTCGCGAGTGAGCCCGCTGACCACGCGCGCATCGCGTCGAGCGCGCGCGGGTTGAGGAGGGTGACCGCAGACTGCACACCGGAGACGGTCATGCTGAAGGCGACACCGGCAAGCACGAGCTTCGTGCCGCTTGCCGCGCCGCGCAGGCCAAGTGCGAGGACCGCGGCGGTGACGATTGCCGCGCCCGCCACGGCGCTCCCCGCGATTCCTGTGGCCGAGCGCACCCCGAACCAGGTCATCGCGATGGTCACGGCGAACGCGGCGCCAGAACTGACTCCGAGCAGGCCGGGGTCTGCGAGGGGGTTGCGAGTCATGCCATGCATGAGCGTGCCCGCCCAGGCGAGGGCCGCCCCGACGAGGAGCGCCGCGATCGTGCGGGGGAGCCGTACCTCCCAGAGAAGGGTGTTCAGGTCGTCCCCGCCGCGGCCTGCGAGCGCCTCAACCAACGCTGCGGGCGAGACCGTGCGAGACCCAATGAGCAGGCTTGCCAGGCAGAGCGCGAGGAGAACGATGGCCGCGAGGGCCTGCGCTCCGAGGAGGCGCGAGGCGCTCGTGCGGCGCGCCTCTCGGAGCGCGACGGTCACTTCGCCGGGATGAGTTCGAGCCCCGGGCGGAGCTGCTCAAGCAGCCACGGCACCGATGCGATGTTCGGATCCTGGAGCGCAGTCGCGGCCTCAAGACCCACCGGGACGTAGCGCTCTGACATGATCGGCTGCTTCGATACGATCGGGTCGCGCTCGAACTTCTCCTGTAGCGCGTCGGACTGGAACGTCATGAACATGACGCCGGCGTCGTTGAACAGCGGCGCCTGCTCGAAGCTCACGTCGATGGCGCCGGGAACGGACCCCTGCCCGCCAAGATCGGCGACTGCCGGTAGTGCGACGAGGCCAAGCTGCTGCATGAACTTCGCGGTGACGTTCGCCTCGTCGACGAGCATGACGACGACGCCGTCCCTGGCTTGGCCGTAGAGGAACGTGCCGCCCTCGAGACCCGGGAGGTCCTGCTTGATTGCAGCCACGGCGGCGTCTGCTTCGGTGATGAGACGCTCGGCGTCCTCGGTCTTGCCGAGCGCGTCCCCGATCCGGAGCGCGGATTCTTCGCTTGTCGAGCCGTAGAGCGCGGTCTCATACGCGACGACCGGAGCGATGTCGCTCAGTTGCGCGTACAGCGCCTCGTCGAGCGTGAACCCGGCGGTCGCGAGAATGACGTCTGGCTTGGCGGCCGCGACCTGCTCGACGTTGATGCTCATCGGGTTGAGCCACGTTGTGTCCTCGGGCAGCGGGTCGATGTAGGGCAGGTTCTTCTCGTCGCCTGCCCCCGCGACGCTGGTAAAGGACTCGGGTGCGGCGACGACGTGTGCTCCGAGGGCGGAGGCGAGCGCAACGTCGGCGTAGCCGAGAGCTGCGACTCGCTCGGGCTGCGCGTCAATCGTCGCGTCGCCGTAGGCGTTGTGGATGGTGACGGGGAACGCGCCCGATGCGGCCCCGCTTTCGGCGGACTGCGAATCTCCCGCCGGGGCCGCGCTTGATGAGCAGCCGGTGAGGAGGAGTGCGCCTGCCGCGAGCGCTGCGAGCCCCGCGAATGTGGCGCGACGGATGGGTGAGGGCATGGGTGTGCCTTCCTAACTGGTGTAGGTGTGTGGTGGTGAGAGGAAACGTTTAGGTGAGTGGGAGGATCGCGGCGACCGCGCGAAAGACCGCGTCCGGCGTCGCAGCGGCATCGAGCGCGGCCCAGTCGCCAGAGAGCTCCGAGACCAGCGGAGGTGCCGCGACGGTTGCCCGCTCAGGAAGCCCGGTCGTCGCGTGCTGTGACTTCGCGTGCGTGATCGTCGCCTGACCGAGCACCGTGGCGAACATAGAGCGGTAGAACACGAATGCGCCGGTGCGGTCGAGGCCGGACTCGGTGGCGCAGGTAAGGAAGCCCTCCGAGAACTGCAACCCGGCTGGGCTCGCGAGCCTTCCCGTCGTGATCAGGCGGATCATCCAGGGATGTTTCCCCAGGAAGTCGTGGAGGGCGAGCGCCAGGTTCACCGCGTGCTCGCGCGCGTTCCCGGTGCGCTCGGGGAGAGCGATATCCGCTGAGACGCGCTCGACGAGCTCGACGAGGAGCGCGTCGCGATCGCGCACATAGCGGTAGAGCGCCATGGGGGTGACGTCGAGCCGGGTGGCGAGCTGGCGCATGGCGAGCCCAGCCTCGCCGTCGGTTGCGAGAATCGCCATCGCTTCGTCAACGATGCGTTCGAGAGTCAAAGTCGTCATATTCATCCTATGAAGGTTAGGGTCGCCTAACTATACGCGTATACTTCCAGGCGTGGCAACCAAGCACCCTCTCGTTCATCCCGCGCTCTTTCCCGCGCTCCGCCCCTCCATCCCCGCGCTCGGGCTCGCGGTCTTCGCAGCGACGCTGGCGGGCCTCGCGGCGCTCGCCGCGACCTGGGGCATCGTCCAGCTCGTCGCCGAACCGGCGGCGCCGGGGGTCGTTCGGGTGTGCGTGGCGTGGGTCGCTGCGGCGGTACTCACTGCGGCCGCTTCATGGCTCGCGCACTCCGCCGAGGCTCGCTTCGAGGCGCGATTGCGGCGAGAAGTCGCCGGTCGGATGCTCAGGCTCCCAGCTGACAGGCTGAGCGAGTACCCACCCGATGCGCTGCGCAGGCTCGTGGCCGACGACGTCGCCGCGCTGCACCACATGGTCGCCCACCTTCCCGGAGAAGTCGCGACTCTCGTCACCGTGCCGGTCGCTGCCGTAGCGTTGCTCATCCACCTCGCGGGCCCGGCGGCGCTGCTCGCGCTCGCGCCGGGCGCACTAGCGGCAGTCGTGTACCTCGCAGTGTTGCCCCGCCTGTCGGCAAAACACGGCGCCGAGCGCGGCCGCGTGATGGGGGAGATCACCTCGGCCGTTGACGACTACGCGCGTGGCATCCACGTCTTCCGAAGCTTTGGGGACGCCTCGGGCGCGCTCTCGACATACGCCGATTCGACCGCCAGGTTCACCGCTGGCATGGTGGCCTGGCTGCGGCGCGTCGCGACTCCCGCGGCGATCGCCGTTGCGCTCTTGCAAGCACCGGCGAGCCTCGCGATCGCCTACGCGGTCGGCGCCGCGCGCGATACCGCGACGCTCGCGGCGATGCTGTCGCTGAGCCTCACCCTCGTCACGCCGGCGCTGCGTCTCGGCCACGGCCTCGACTTCGTCACGGCGGGGCGAGCCGCTGGGGCGCGCCTGGGCGCGCTGCTCGCCGAGCCCGCGCTGCCCTCCGGTGCCGTGGACGCCACCACCGGGCCGGCCGGTGCCACGCTGCAGGGGGTGACGGTTCGAGCTTCGGGCCACACCCTCCTCTCCAACCTCTCACTGCGCGCCCCCGCACACGCGCTGACCGCCATCACGGGGCCAAGCGGTGCGGGGAAAACGACCGTGCTGCGGGTGTTCGCCGGGCTGCAGCCGGTGGCGGCAGGCGAGGCGGCGATCGCAGGCACTCCCGTGGCGGAACTGAGTGAGGCCGGGCGACAGGGCGCAGTTCTCCTGGTCCCGCAGGGCGTTGCCGTGCTCGCCGCCTCGGTGCGCGACAACCTGCTGCTCTCGGCCCCAGACGCGCGAGACGAAGCGTGCCGGGCGGCCCTTGAGCGGGCCCACCTCGAGGTCGACCTCGACCGCGACGCGACGCTGCTTTCCGGCGGTGAGCGGCAGCGTTTGGCGCTGGCGCGAGCGTTTCTCACCGAGGCGCGCGTGATCCTGCTCGACGAACCGACGAGCGCGCTCGATTCGCGCGTCGCCGACAAGATCTGGGTCGAGCTGCTGCGGCTCGCGCACGACTGCGGGCGAACGGTCATCGTCGTCACGCACGACCCCGGCCTGGCGCGGAGGAGCGACAACCTCGTCGACATTTCGCCGGGCGCCGGCGCAGACGAACACCACACGGAAGGTGCGGCAGCATGAGCAGGAACGAGGCCCTTTCGGGCGAGGCACCGGGCAACGGGAGGGCCGGTTTCGCGGCGGGAATGCCACCGGTCGCGCGGCGTCGGGTGCGCGGCGTGGCCCTCGGTTGGGCGGGCGCCGCCCTTGCCGAGGCCGCCGCCTACCTCGCGCTCGCCCTCGCGATCCGAGACGGCCTTCCCGTGTTCCGAGTGATCGCCCTCGCCGCCGTCGCGATGGTCGCGACGGTTGTGGTGTCGCGAGCGGGGTACCTCTCGGGCGCCAGGCTCGCGGGTGACCTCTACGCCGAGATGGGGCGTGTTCTTGCCCGCGCCAAGCTTTCGTGGTTCACGGCGGCCAACCGCGCGGTCGTGACGACGGCCGCGGGGCGCAGCGTTCCCACGTTCATGGGGGTGCCTGCGCACCTGCTGCAGACACTCGTGCTCTCGCTTCTCCTTCCCGTCGCTCTGGTCGCCGCGGTCGCGATCGTTGGTGGATACGCCATGGCAGGCCTCGTGCTGCTACTGCTCTCAGCCGCGCTGGTCGCACAGGTCATCGCTCAGCGATTCCTCGCCGCTGCAGACGCGAGCCGTCACGCGGCCGAAGGGCAAGCGACCGCTGCGACGCTTGAACTCGTGGAACGCCTCGAGCTGCTCCGAACGGCGGCCGGGCCCGCGAGGGCCCTCGAGCGAGCCGAGCAGGCCTGGCGTTCGGGTGAGGATGCAATGTCGAAAACGAATCGCGCGGCGGCCCCGGCGACGTTGATCTCGCAGCTCGCGAGCGTGCTGCCCCTCGCCGGGGTGCTCGTCGCGCTCGGTGTGACCGGGGCGTTCGAGGCCCCGGCCCTCGCACTCGCCCTGGTCGTGCTTGTTGGCCGCGCCAGCGCTCCGATCGATGACCTCGCGCTCGTCGGCATTGCGCTCACTGAGGTGCGGGCCCACACCGAGGCGTACCGGCACGTTGTCGGCGCCCCCGTGCTGCCCGCGTACTCGGGCGAGCCAGCGAGCACCACGCCCGTGTCCGGCGGCGTCGAGGTGCGGCGGGTGAGCCAGGCCCCCGCCCTCACCGATATCACCCTCAGTGTGCCCAGTGGAGAGCGGGCGCTCATCGCGGGTCCGAGCGGATCGGGGAAGAGTACGCTTCTCGGC
Encoded here:
- a CDS encoding MarR family winged helix-turn-helix transcriptional regulator: MTDFAPRMDARESRAWLGLIGVAQLLPHLLDAQLERDSRMTHFEFTVLSALYVAPDSVLRMSELAETTAATLPRLSHVCTRMEKRELIERVPSEADRRATNVRLTAIGRREFIRAIPAHIDLVRSLVIDALTPEQLDSLGEIAEVIGGRLAEHRK
- a CDS encoding DUF3105 domain-containing protein produces the protein MSEPTGRKTTKEQRAEARAERVKAHKRQEAARARNRRIAVVSGAVGGAAALALVITFVATTTEPPQRPQDIEIAGLKEFPNLPATHIDPVPVDYEANYGMAVPAGGDHSQIWLNCGVYDQPQSNENAVHALEHGAVWVTYDPKTATDDDIAALRGAIPDQYTILSPYPGQPAPFMASAWGAQIEMETVSDERLTQFIDRYWKSADAPEPGASCSGALQGPGLVA
- a CDS encoding DUF305 domain-containing protein, which produces MLALVLVAASLIIGRVSGGAEPTPATRSAEAGFARDMQIHHDQAVEMSMIVRDLTDSPDIRLLAYDIATSQSQQAGQMFGWLATWGLPQSSPEPAMTWMHRPLPSGEGHSHAAPATTSEVPAAMPGMATREQLDELKTLRGVAAERMFLQLMIAHHEGGVDMADAVLERSDYPVVTDLAGSITKAQQSEIQLMEDLLAERL
- a CDS encoding VOC family protein, with protein sequence MTRTSQPARRSPNLLLIVIAAVVLVAVAGGVTWAVLGGRGVAPGASGAVDAAGVPVERADGMPAETELGVTELKVQNLENVQAYYQNAVGLAVIEQQPDAVTLGMGEVPLMRLERSAEPLPQPTDAGLYHTAILFADEASLAKTVLQTAQLAPGSYQGSADHLVSQAFYFGDPEGNGVELYVDRPREDWQWNNGQVEMGSEPLDPNAFIEEHLDGEAAGTAVIGHIHLKVGNLEDARAFYADTLGFDVVSEAEGALFYSAGGYHHHLATNTWQSAGAGPRSTEVGLGALTIALPTAADVEQVAGRIDAASYDREAVEGGTVVRDPWGNKIRLVARAQ
- a CDS encoding FecCD family ABC transporter permease; protein product: MTRPTTTQPSTPVAEGTLPARPGSHWRWAAGVALLAAVFLAALAAGDLALSPSEVWAALTGTANDFTQTVVLAWRLPRALAAVAFGAALGAAGSIFQTLTRNPLGSPDIIGFNTGAYTGVLLALIIIPAPGFAATATAALLGGLAAAALVLLFSSRSGVGGNTFVLAGIAMSAALGALNTWLVYKTDTATATASSVWAAGTLDNTRWELLQPVLGALAVIAVATALLVPKLRIIELGDDLAHALGLRVSTTRLLLVASAVGLTAVTTAAAGPIMFVALAAPHLARATLPRTHPTLAAALAGALLLSIADWLAAHAFAPTQLPVGAVTVSLGGVYLTLTILFRKH
- a CDS encoding FecCD family ABC transporter permease; amino-acid sequence: MTVALREARRTSASRLLGAQALAAIVLLALCLASLLIGSRTVSPAALVEALAGRGGDDLNTLLWEVRLPRTIAALLVGAALAWAGTLMHGMTRNPLADPGLLGVSSGAAFAVTIAMTWFGVRSATGIAGSAVAGAAIVTAAVLALGLRGAASGTKLVLAGVAFSMTVSGVQSAVTLLNPRALDAMRAWSAGSLASPNTSVLWETLPLIAFGGILAFALARPIDALALGDDTARGLGSHPFFARAGTGVAAACLVGAATAIAGPIGFIGLMVPHFIRPFTGPSTGRMILFGTPVGAALLLTADILARTVLWPGELPVGVIAAALGAPVILIVLRRRA
- a CDS encoding ABC transporter substrate-binding protein; the encoded protein is MPSPIRRATFAGLAALAAGALLLTGCSSSAAPAGDSQSAESGAASGAFPVTIHNAYGDATIDAQPERVAALGYADVALASALGAHVVAAPESFTSVAGAGDEKNLPYIDPLPEDTTWLNPMSINVEQVAAAKPDVILATAGFTLDEALYAQLSDIAPVVAYETALYGSTSEESALRIGDALGKTEDAERLITEADAAVAAIKQDLPGLEGGTFLYGQARDGVVVMLVDEANVTAKFMQQLGLVALPAVADLGGQGSVPGAIDVSFEQAPLFNDAGVMFMTFQSDALQEKFERDPIVSKQPIMSERYVPVGLEAATALQDPNIASVPWLLEQLRPGLELIPAK
- a CDS encoding TetR/AcrR family transcriptional regulator, which codes for MTTLTLERIVDEAMAILATDGEAGLAMRQLATRLDVTPMALYRYVRDRDALLVELVERVSADIALPERTGNAREHAVNLALALHDFLGKHPWMIRLITTGRLASPAGLQFSEGFLTCATESGLDRTGAFVFYRSMFATVLGQATITHAKSQHATTGLPERATVAAPPLVSELSGDWAALDAAATPDAVFRAVAAILPLT
- a CDS encoding ATP-binding cassette domain-containing protein, yielding MATKHPLVHPALFPALRPSIPALGLAVFAATLAGLAALAATWGIVQLVAEPAAPGVVRVCVAWVAAAVLTAAASWLAHSAEARFEARLRREVAGRMLRLPADRLSEYPPDALRRLVADDVAALHHMVAHLPGEVATLVTVPVAAVALLIHLAGPAALLALAPGALAAVVYLAVLPRLSAKHGAERGRVMGEITSAVDDYARGIHVFRSFGDASGALSTYADSTARFTAGMVAWLRRVATPAAIAVALLQAPASLAIAYAVGAARDTATLAAMLSLSLTLVTPALRLGHGLDFVTAGRAAGARLGALLAEPALPSGAVDATTGPAGATLQGVTVRASGHTLLSNLSLRAPAHALTAITGPSGAGKTTVLRVFAGLQPVAAGEAAIAGTPVAELSEAGRQGAVLLVPQGVAVLAASVRDNLLLSAPDARDEACRAALERAHLEVDLDRDATLLSGGERQRLALARAFLTEARVILLDEPTSALDSRVADKIWVELLRLAHDCGRTVIVVTHDPGLARRSDNLVDISPGAGADEHHTEGAAA
- a CDS encoding ATP-binding cassette domain-containing protein, which gives rise to MSRNEALSGEAPGNGRAGFAAGMPPVARRRVRGVALGWAGAALAEAAAYLALALAIRDGLPVFRVIALAAVAMVATVVVSRAGYLSGARLAGDLYAEMGRVLARAKLSWFTAANRAVVTTAAGRSVPTFMGVPAHLLQTLVLSLLLPVALVAAVAIVGGYAMAGLVLLLLSAALVAQVIAQRFLAAADASRHAAEGQATAATLELVERLELLRTAAGPARALERAEQAWRSGEDAMSKTNRAAAPATLISQLASVLPLAGVLVALGVTGAFEAPALALALVVLVGRASAPIDDLALVGIALTEVRAHTEAYRHVVGAPVLPAYSGEPASTTPVSGGVEVRRVSQAPALTDITLSVPSGERALIAGPSGSGKSTLLGLVLRFDDAEQGEVLLDGVPVRTLSPGELAERIAYVPQEPIVFTGTLAENLRIGRPSASDEELREAAFAARLGDVLGRDPRGLGQDVGSHGQRLSGGERQRVAIARALLSEAPVLVLDEATSALDEPTEQLIADEIVRREKTLLVVTHRRPEIWQPHRVINLGVSGAKARGRE